The DNA region AGCGGCAAAGTAGCTCCCATACCTCCGATGCCCAGCCATCCCGAGAAAAAGGTTTCAAAGGTATTGATATTGACCGGGTCCAGTCCTTTTGCTACTAGAGCGGCATTCTCCTCGATAGCCGGAATCCAAATGGTATACCATATCGGCATCAACACCCACGGGCTGACCCCGAAGGAGTACAGAACAACGCCGATAAAGTTAAACAATACGAACCCGATGAGACTTTGCCCCACAGCATTAAGAGGTTCAAATGCATTTACGATGAGTGCAAAAATATCAAAGTGGAGCTGGTAAACCAGGACCCATCCTGTAGTTAAAATGATCGCGATCGGAATGAGAAAATCGAACCATTCCTTAATGAACTCAGGAAGCGAGCTCTCTGTTTTAAAGAAGGAGTATTTACCGCAGACATTCATGATCACCGCTACGAAGACGCCCACAAGCAGTGCTGTAATCATGCCCGTCGCGCCAAAGCGTTCAAGGATAAATTTGACCGTCCCATCCTCGTTCATGGTCGGGTTAAGCAGCATGATGAATAAAGATAAGCCGGTCATACCTGCCAGCAGCTTGATTTTGTGGCGCTCCCTCTTTTCCATGACCATATAAGGCGTTAAGAACGAAATAAATAAACCTAGCAGACCAAAGCTAAATGTCGTGATCGGTGATAGATCCGGCATCCCCGGAAAGAAATCCTTTAATATCGAAATCAACGTAATCATCGAGCCGATAAATATCATCGGAATCGCGACCATAATGGCGTCTTGAATAGATGAAACCCAAGCATTGTTCGTAAACGCCTCCAATCGAGGCGCAAACGATTCTGTCATCCATTTCATGAAACGCTTCATCTTGTTTTCCCTCCTGTCATTCTTGTGCGGCTGTATCTTTAGTATAGGGCCTCCGTGGCAACGCTTTCTTGTTTTAAGTTGTCGTGAAGGGGGGCATATTTTGCCTAGTTCGTCTCTTCCGTTCTAGCTTGTGTATCACTCTTGAAAATAAACAGCAAAAAACACCCCTTTTAATAAAAAGGGATGTCTTGTTGATCCAAGATTCGATTCAAACTAATACTGCCGGTCCAATGTTAGCAGCATGACGCCATGGGGCGGAAGTACAATTTCTTTACGCCAGTTATCCTGCTGGAGGAGCTCTGTCCGAATGACAGGCCCGCTTCGTTTATTAAGATAGGCGAGCTCTTCCTCCGAGAGGAATTCGGGAGCTCCCATGTCAATCCATTCGTCAAACACCGATCCATGCTGCCGGTCCAACCAATAACTGGTACATTTAAAGGTTCCGGTAAGCCCGCTTAGCGACAGCTCGAAGTTTCGGTTTCCTTTTTCCTCAAACACATCGTAACGGTTCGTGCTGGACAGTTCGGACCAGTCGCCGCTTGAAAACAGGGGATCCACATGTACGTAGTGATAGAACAGAAACTGCATGCTGCCATCCCTGGTTCGCGTTCCCACATAACCATCCCCTCGCACCAGAAGCTCATCGCCCAGCTTTTGCAATAGCTCTAAGGCATAATAGCTCGGCTTTTTGAGCCCGTCCCGGTTGATCAAGCCAAATCCTCCGTAGAACGGTGAAGTCGGCACCGTGCTTTCTTCGAAGACGTCGGTAAAGGACCAGAAGGCCAATGCTTTCACCGCGCCCAGCGTGTTCATCGCATGATAAATGACAAAAGGGGCCATAAACATCGTATCATGCAGCAAGTTGCGGTCGTACATGGAGAAATTCCATTCCGTGATATGAAGCTCCACGTCGCCATAGGCGGCGGCTTCCATTTTCCCCCGCAAGCGGTCAATGCTTTCCCTATAAAATGAAGGGGGCATGATCTTGGTCAGATGCTCCCTTTCTTCCTTAAGCCGAGGGTATTCCGAATAAATATGGAACGAAAAAAAGTCGAGAGGCACTTCCTGTTCCCTGCAATAATCCATAAACTCATCCGCCCAAGGATCATTCCATAACGATCCATAGCCCATCGCAGGTCCCCCTGTCCTCAGCTGAGGCCAGACCGATTTGATCGCCCGAACCGTCGATGCATAAAAAGCAAAGTATTCCTCCTTGCTTCCGGCCCAGCACACCCCGGACAAATCCGGTTCATTCCATACCTCGAAGTACCAGCTTTCCACTTCCTTCGCCCCATATCGATTCAGGCAGTGGCGCACGAACTCCCGCACCAGCGCGTCCCACTTGGTTTGATCGGCAGGCGGTGAAATATTTCCTCTCCACCAGAATATCGTTTCCTTGGAACGGGCAAGCTGGCTCGGCATGAAGCTGAGCTCGACGAACGGCTTCACTCCCTGCTCCAGGAGAAAATCATACAGCTTGTCGACATATGACCAATTATATACAGGAGCTCCGTCTTCTTTCTCACTGTACACCATCATTTCATCGTTAAATACGCCGTGGAAACGGATATACCGGAACGGAATATGCCCTTTTAGTTCACGCAGCTGCCGGCGCCAGTCTTCCCTTAACCCTTCGATTGCCCTGCCTGCGGTTGTCGTGACATTCCAATGCTGTTCATATCTTGCCGAGGGCCCATCGGCTTGGATCTCGATCAACTGCCGCTCCGGCGCAAGCCGAGATGATGGGTTTAGCGCATCGAGCTTCGTGTCCGCTCTAGCATCCAGA from Paenibacillus ihbetae includes:
- a CDS encoding GH39 family glycosyl hydrolase, whose amino-acid sequence is MKHIHFHWHKEVEIVYVLQGSVIMYLDQKQYTLHEDDVIVVNSMSVHQIERTSQDNVLLTLQFGPEWLNNQAFISCNSAADPEQNRQLQVIKQNLAQMVWEINKKAPGYQSYTMGTLQTLCGGLLRYFADGTNPAAEEGSREYDYKRLNRVLTYVNQHYNEKITLQTMADLEHLSLHYFSHFFTDKIGIPFQKYLTLVRLEKALAQLAGSEKSITEIALDCGFANVKLFNKYFKEKYGCTPSSYRDALLAEAADRPDRKPLTYDESSSGDYYEMDTWNAMGTLYRYLDARADTKLDALNPSSRLAPERQLIEIQADGPSARYEQHWNVTTTAGRAIEGLREDWRRQLRELKGHIPFRYIRFHGVFNDEMMVYSEKEDGAPVYNWSYVDKLYDFLLEQGVKPFVELSFMPSQLARSKETIFWWRGNISPPADQTKWDALVREFVRHCLNRYGAKEVESWYFEVWNEPDLSGVCWAGSKEEYFAFYASTVRAIKSVWPQLRTGGPAMGYGSLWNDPWADEFMDYCREQEVPLDFFSFHIYSEYPRLKEEREHLTKIMPPSFYRESIDRLRGKMEAAAYGDVELHITEWNFSMYDRNLLHDTMFMAPFVIYHAMNTLGAVKALAFWSFTDVFEESTVPTSPFYGGFGLINRDGLKKPSYYALELLQKLGDELLVRGDGYVGTRTRDGSMQFLFYHYVHVDPLFSSGDWSELSSTNRYDVFEEKGNRNFELSLSGLTGTFKCTSYWLDRQHGSVFDEWIDMGAPEFLSEEELAYLNKRSGPVIRTELLQQDNWRKEIVLPPHGVMLLTLDRQY
- a CDS encoding PTS sugar transporter subunit IIC; its protein translation is MKRFMKWMTESFAPRLEAFTNNAWVSSIQDAIMVAIPMIFIGSMITLISILKDFFPGMPDLSPITTFSFGLLGLFISFLTPYMVMEKRERHKIKLLAGMTGLSLFIMLLNPTMNEDGTVKFILERFGATGMITALLVGVFVAVIMNVCGKYSFFKTESSLPEFIKEWFDFLIPIAIILTTGWVLVYQLHFDIFALIVNAFEPLNAVGQSLIGFVLFNFIGVVLYSFGVSPWVLMPIWYTIWIPAIEENAALVAKGLDPVNINTFETFFSGWLGIGGMGATLPLAVWFLLARSKKLKSVGKATIIPSLFNINEPVVYGAVAFNPLLMVPMWINGLITPIIVYLALDMGLARIPSQIFQLWYTPIGLSTYMMSGLGGLVLLAVVLLIVFAVWFPFFKLYDAQELKKEREASSTSHV